A section of the Sander vitreus isolate 19-12246 chromosome 19, sanVit1, whole genome shotgun sequence genome encodes:
- the LOC144534619 gene encoding uncharacterized protein LOC144534619 produces MECRDRYFMIAVDLFFIGNGPSFEAVDETGVYPITEQYAAKCGYSVSVLPPLEHVELRASYFSCHTDNKEDQVFTFNFNLIVTHKGKEVTYALNKTCSPSLPWSPREVTCEVNYMEVSVRSDVACPTGTKKDDWDAVVKTAYASATLDWQVMFQRVQQELMPISLKTAKKHGYAFDLTDGRLVFRAPYGQPDSFSTEVNGVPVEVIHATLFFRQSWVLIMVDLVAACSMHKGSYDNIGYIMWETPEVLHPLVSGLQRMQVNIGVNGELVEQPVAEERGYVVKQHNSTVEISIPYNAEGGYRKSIVSGNLYEFYIFHLYLEQISVDEDHVDTRLRIHRTLASPLLPRPVFTENRTVPEERTFTVYLGDVPEDIELAAVHLNGQKFIVPFTNASSHNITRVVSPNHTHGYTLKVPFDDPVVMQQLIRDAKMQHRLDINYTLTVLPENEPFYQLASVMVLTDASPPAFDAVCSESGISFKLDHQPIYYLWEIGIGSELLTSELAAKHGYIMSNNSQGLLLEVPLFTHGYKYKDITLKGFFGTFEFLMRDHETEVQKSIVKTCQFSATELIVCSADGRITVVADLPSVITSEGVPARTNLVDKNCSPKEMDSTRALFSFPINSCGSTVKLGKESVTYENEIFFSKKLRAPADSSNDYDRMTMQCTYPLSGLLRLFSVYRFESDAAGVGHIVRSAHSTEGLQSPTIKPTTV; encoded by the exons ATGGAGTGTCGTGATCGTTACTTCATGATAGCCGTTGATCTCTTCTTCATTGGGAATGGCCCTTCCTTTGAGGCTGTTG ATGAGACAGGAGTGTACCCCATCACTGAGCAGTATGCAGCAAAGTGTGGCTACAGTGTCAGTGTTTTACCGCCATTGGAACATGTGGAGCTCCGAGCCTCTTACTTCAGCTGCCACACTGACAACAAA GAGGATCAAGTGTTCACATTCAACTTCAACCTGATTGTGACACACAAAGGAAAGGAAGTCACCTATGCTTTGAACAAGACctgttctccctctctcccctggTCTCCCAGAGAGGTCACCTGTGAGGTCAACTACATGGAA GTGTCTGTGAGGAGTGATGTGGCCTGTCCAACTGGGACAAAGAAGGATGACTGGGATGCTGTTGTCAAAACG GCCTATGCCTCAGCCACTTTAGATTGGCAGGTGATGTTTCAGAGGGTGCAGCAGGAGCTGATGCCCATTAGCCTTAAAACGGCTAAGAAGCATGGATATGCATTTGACTTGACGGATGGAAGGCTTGTATTTCGTGCTCCGTATGGACAACCTGACTCATTCAGCACTGAG GTGAATGGTGTTCCGGTAGAGGTGATCCATGCAACACTATTCTTCAGACAAAGCTGGGTTTTAATCATGGTTGACCTGGTTGCTGCTTGCTCCATGC ATAAAGGATCATATGACAACATTGGCTACATTATGTGGGAGACTCCTGAGGTGCTGCATCCATTGGTGTCTGGTCTACAAAGGATGCAGGTGAACATTGGAGTCAATGGTGAACTTGTGGAGCAGCCAGTTGCAGAAGAGAGAGGCTACGTTGTGAAGCAGCACAACTCCACAGTTGAGATCAGCATCCCCTATAATGCTGAAGGAGGATACAGGAAG AGCATTGTGTCTGGGAATCTCTATGAGTTCTACATCTTTCATCTCTACTTGGAGCAAATCTCAGTGGATGAGGATCATGTTGACACCAGACTTCGCATTCACAGGACACTGGCCAGTCCCCTGCTGCCACGCCctgttttcactgaaaaca GAACAGTTCCTGAGGAGCGCACATTCACGGTCTACCTCGGGGACGTCCCTGAAGACATCGAGTTGGCTGCAGTTCATTTGAATGGACAGAAATTTATAGTTCCATTTACAAATGCAAGCAGCCACAACATCACAAGAGTGGTTTCTCCAAACCACACTCATGGCTACACTCTGAAGGTCCCTTTTGATGACCCTGTTGTCATGCAGCAG TTAATCAGAGATGCAAAGATGCAGCACAGGCTGGACATCAACTACACACTGACCGTTCTGCCTGAAAATGAGCCTTTTTACCAACTAGCATCAGTGATGGTGTTAACTGATGCCT CTCCTCCAGCCTTTGATGCTGTCTGTTCTGAGTCTGGCATCAGCTTTAAACTGGACCACCAGCCTATTTACTACCTGTGGGAGATCGGTATCGGCTCAGAGCTGCTGACATCAGAGCTGGCCGCTAAGCACGGCTACATCATGAGCAACAATAGCCAGGGACTGCTGCTCGAGGTGCCGCTCTTCACTCATGGCTACAAGTACAAG gaCATTACATTGAAGGGCTTCTTTGGCACTTTTGAGTTCCTCATGCGGGATCATGAAACAGAGGTCCAAAAGTCAATTGTCAAGACTTGTCAGTTCTCTGCTACTGAACTCATTG TGTGTTCGGCTGATGGCAGGATAACTGTGGTGGCTGACTTGCCTTCGGTCATCACAAGTGAAGGAGTTCCTGCTAGGACCAACCTGGTAGACAAAAACTGTAGCCCCAAAGAGATGGACAGCACCAGGGCGCTCTTCTCTTTTCCAATCAACAGCTGTGGATCCACAGTAAAG CTTGGTAAGGAGAGTGTGACGTATGAAAATGAGATTTTCTTCAGCAAGAAGTTGCGTGCTCCAGCTGACTCCAGCAATGATTATGACAG